One genomic region from Ptychodera flava strain L36383 chromosome 14, AS_Pfla_20210202, whole genome shotgun sequence encodes:
- the LOC139150338 gene encoding protein shisa-4-like has protein sequence MADAATKLGLAALTLLLSLNGIKCDYCYGNGITCPGWFQDYTKSYCCGSGASQYCCDHSEYYGSLSGGVIAGIVIGVLIFITVVVASIIGCVCFCSQANRRPTTRVIHNQVVPTAGVTVVSHNQSMMPGYGGYGYGNQQQSVMLV, from the exons ATGGCTGACGCAGCTACCAAGTTAGGATTGGCCGCACTAACACTGCTTCTGTCACTAAACG GAATAAAGTGTGACTATTGCTATGGCAACGGTATAACTTGTCCAGGATGGTTTCAAGATTACACGAAGTCTTACTGTTGCGGAAGTGGGGCTTCCCAATACTGTTGTGACCACTCCGAGTACTACGGTTCACTATC AGGCGGAGTGATTGCTGGAATCGTGATCGGAGTTCTCATTTTCATCACTGTTGTCGTCGCGTCGATCATTGGATGTGTCTGCTTCTGCTCCCAAGCAAATAGGAGACCCACCACTAGAGTTATCC ACAACCAGGTGGTTCCAACAGCTGGAGTGACAGTGGTGTCCCATAACCAGAGTATGATGCCTGGGTATGGTGGCTATGGTTACGGAAACCAACAACAGAGTGTAATGCTCGTTTAG